One stretch of Prionailurus viverrinus isolate Anna chromosome C1, UM_Priviv_1.0, whole genome shotgun sequence DNA includes these proteins:
- the LOC125173581 gene encoding tigger transposable element-derived protein 1-like — translation MDEQNKWFLELESVLGEDAVKIVEMTTKDLEYDTDLVDKAAAGFERINSNFERSSTVGKMLANSTVCYREIVRERKVLSTWQTPLLSCCKKSPQPPPPPIGQQPLGRGKTLCQQKDYNSLKARMMRPTPITRTSRRTHAHMFTI, via the exons TAGAATCTGTTcttggtgaagatgctgtgaagattgttgaaatgacaacaaaggatttagaatatgacacagacttagttgataaagcagcggcagggtttgagaggattaactccaattttgaaagaagttctactgtgggtaaaatgctagcAAACAGCACTGtgtgctacagagaaattgttcgTGAAAGGAAGGTTCTGTCAACATGGCAGACTCCACTGTTGTCTTGTTGTAAGAAATCaccgcaaccccccccccccccgatcggTCAGCAGCCGTTAGGTCGGGGCAAGACCCTCTGCCAGCAGAAAGATTACAACTCGCTGAAAGCTCGGATGATG cGGCCCACCCCCATCACTCGTACGTCCAGacgtacacacgcacacatgttTACCATCTGA